A single region of the Ahaetulla prasina isolate Xishuangbanna chromosome 13, ASM2864084v1, whole genome shotgun sequence genome encodes:
- the TUBGCP4 gene encoding gamma-tubulin complex component 4 has protein sequence MIHELLLALRGYPGGLFVGGGLQVSPAPPPFLHPSEAALLARVCRLGALYVRLHEFIEQFAEHAQPPPPPQELLASPPGIYLRAFCTGLDAVLQPYRQALLALEQEFLADPHLTISYVNYSLDQFQLLFPSLMTVVEQIKIQKIHGCQILETVYKYSRGGLPPVRHALEKVLSMCHAVLYKQLSAWMLHGLLLDQHEEFFIRQGPSLGLTLAQLEEDDDDLGIGGLTGKQLRELQDMRLIEEENMLAPSPKQFSLRVEMLPSYIPARVAEKILFVGESVQMFESQNVTLTKKGSILKNQEETFAAELHRLKQQPLFNLMDFESVVDWIRSTVAEHLWKLMVEESDLIGQLKVIKDFYLLGRGELFQAFIDTAQHMLKTPPSAVTEHDVNVAFQQSAHKVLLDDDNLLPFLHLTIHYHGKEYRDPSQNRETPSRELSPHESPTSGWAALGLSYKVQWPLHILFTPAVLEKYNVVFKYLLSVRRVQAELQHCWALQMRCKCLESRRTDAIKWRLRHHMTFLVDNLQYYLQVDVLESQFSQLLQQINSTRDFESIRLAHDHFLSNLLAQSFILLKPAFHCLNEILDLCHSFCSLVSQNRGPLDERGTAQLSILAKGFSCQSSLLFKILSSVHNHQINSDLAQLLLRLDYNKYYTHAGGTLGR, from the exons ATGATCCACGAGCTGCTGCTGGCGCTGCGCGGCTACCCGGGCGGCCTTTTCGTGGGCGGCGGCCTGCAG gtgTCCCCGGCGCCGCCGCCGTTCCTGCACCCGAGCGAAGCCGCCCTCCTGGCCCGCGTCTGCCGCCTGGGCGCGCTCTACGTCCGCCTGCACGAGTTCATCGAGCAGTTCGCCGAGCACgcccagccgccgccgccgccgcag GAGCTGCTGGCCTCCCCGCCGGGGATCTACCTGCGCGCCTTCTGCACCGGGCTGGACGCCGTGCTGCAGCCCTACCGGCAGGCGCTGCTCGCCCTGGAGCAGGAG TTTCTGGCTGATCCTCACCTTACCATCTCATATGTCAACTATTCTCTGGACCAG TTTCAGCTCTTGTTTCCCTCATTGATGACTGTAGTAGAGCAGATAAAGATCCAGAAG ATTCACGGTTGTCAGATCTTGGAGACAGTCTACAAATACAGCCGTGGTGGCTTGCCACCGGTGCGTCATGCACTGGAGAA GGTCTTGTCCATGTGCCATGCCGTTCTCTACAAACAGCTCTCTGCCTGGATGTTGCACGGGTTGCTCTTGGACCAGCATGAGGAGTTCTTCATCAGGCAGGGCCCCTCCCTGGGGCTCACCCTGGCCCAGCTGGAGGAAGACGACGATGATCTGGGCATTGGAGGACTCACAGGGAAGCAGCTGCGAGAGCTGCAAGATATG AGGCTAATTGAAGAAGAGAATATGTTGGCCCCTTCTCCAAAACAGTTCTCTCTGCGGGTGGAGATGCTGCCTTCCTACATTCCAGCTCGCGTCGCTGAAAAAATCCTGTTTGTAGGGGAATCTGTGCAGATGTTTGAGAGTCAGAATGTAACTCTTACCAAAAAAG GCTCCATCCTGAAGAACCAGGAGGAGACTTTTGCTGCTGAGCTGCATCGTCTCAAGCAGCAGCCCCTCTTCAATCTGATGGACTTTGAGTCAGTGGTTGACTGGATCCGGAGCACTGTGGCTGAG CACTTATGGAAGCTGATGGTGGAAGAGTCCGACTTGATAGGCCAGTTGAAG GTCATTAAAGATTTTTACCTCTTGGGGAGAGGAGAATTGTTTCAGGCCTTTATTGATACTGCACAGCACATGCTAAAGACGCCACCATCCGCAGTGACTGAGCACG ATGTGAATGTGGCATTTCAGCAGTCAGCCCACAAAGTGCTCTTGGACGACGACAACCTCCTGCCTTTTCTTCACCTGACCATCCATTACCATGGAAAGGAATACCGAG ACCCTTCCCAGAACCGGGAAACCCCTTCTCGAGAACTGTCTCCTCATGAGTCCCCCACGTCTGGCTGGGCTGCCTTGGGTCTCTCCTACAAAGTTCAGTGGCCTTTGCACATCCTCTTCACGCCCGCCGTCCTGGAAAA GTACAACGTGGTCTTCAAATACTTGCTGAGTGTGAGGCGAGTCCAGGCCGAGCTGCAGCACTGCTGGGCTCTGCAGATGCGGTGCAAGTGCCTGGAATCCAGGCGGACGGATGCCATCAAGTGGCGGCTGCGCCATCACATGACTTTCCTCGTGGACAATTTGCAATATTACCTGCAA GTGGACGTCCTCGAGTCTCAGTTCTCACAGCTCCTTCAGCAGATCAACTCCACCCGTGATTTTGAGAGTATCCGACTGGCCCACGATCACTTTTTGAGCAACCTCCTGGCCCAGTCTTTCATTCTCTTGAAACCG GCTTTTCACTGCCTGAATGAAATTTTAGATCTCTGCCATAGTTTTTGTTCATTGGTCAGCCAGAACCGAGGGCCCCTGGATGAACGGGGTACAGCCCAGCTGAGCATTCTAGCTAAg GGCTTCAGCTGCCAGTCTTCACTTCTCTTCAAGATTCTTTCCAGTGTTCACAACCACCAGATAAATTCTGACTTGGCACAACTGCTGTTACGCCTGGACTACAACAAATACTACACTCACGCTGGAGGCACTTTGGGCAGGTAA